The DNA segment TGGGACAAGCGCATTTCGACAAGCCAGCTGAACCAGTGGCTGAACGAGGTCGTTGCTGCGACTCCGCCGCCGATGCGTGGCGGACGCCTACCCCGAGTCCTCTTCGCCACACAGGCTGCCACACGCCCCCCCACTTTCGCTCTGTTCACCACGCGTTTCCTGGAAGCTGGCTACCGTCGTTTCCTGGAGCGGAAACTGCGGGAGAGTTTTGGTTTCACTGGTTCGCCTATCCGTATCAGTGTACGGGTTCGTGAAAAACGCCGGAAATAGGGGAGCGCAGCCACTGCATATCCTTTGTGACAACTCCAAATGTTCATATGGAAATAACTGTCTTGCAGGCGATTGGGAAAATTACTGCTTGTCGTTATAAGGTATAGGAGCTGTTGCAGACAGCGGACGGGCTATGGCGCAGTTTGGTAGCGCACTTGACTGGGGGTCAAGGGGTCGTGGGTTCAAATCCCGCTAGCCCGACAATGAGAACACCGGTCCGCGGAAGTGGGCCGGTGTTCTGAATATTTGGGAAAATTCTGGTGGTGTTCGACTACTGAAAAAGGTCCTGAGGCGTCATCACGCAGATAGCGGAGCAGCCTCAGCATCATTTCATCTGGTTCTTATCTGTCGAGCACATCAATGCCGCCAAAAGAATCCCTCAAATCATTCTTAGAAATGTCGTTTTCTCTTCCATATCGCTAAACTAGATCCGTACCCTGGCAACGCGGGAGACGCTCAGCACCCAGCGGGAGCGACACACGGGGCCAGTAGATCGACAGAAGAGGAGTGCCCGTGAAAGGCTTCGGAAAGTTCTGGAAACTCTTAGGAGCTTCGACCTCAAAGAACCAAGCCGAGGCTGAATCCGCAGTCTCTCTTTCTCGGGACTTCGATGAATGGGCAGCCTCGCTTGCCGACGAGGACTTCGCTGACGCAGCACACGAGCTTGACTTGCTCTCAGACGAAGCGCCGGAATACTCGAAATTCTTCGCGTTGGTAAGGGAAGCGGCTGATCGAAGCTTGGGGCTTCGACCGTTTGACGTCCAGTTGGAAGGCGCGCTGCGATTGCTCGAAGGCGACGTCATCGAGATGGCCACTGGCGAGGGTAAAACTCTTTCGGGTGCCATCGCCGCCGTGGGCTACGCCCTGGGTGGTCACGCCGTCCACGTTATCTCTGTCAACGATTATCTAGCCCGCCGCGACTCCAATTGGATGGAGCCGCTTTTTCATATTCTGGGCTTGCATTCTGGTTGGATCAACGAATCCTCGACTCGCGCTGAGCGGGAAGCCGCCTACGCCTGTGACATCACCTACGCACCCGTCAACGAAATTGGATTCGACGTACTGCGCGACCAACTCGTTACCCACGAGGGGCAACTCTTGGCGCCTCGTGCAGATGTTGCAATCGTTGACGAAGCCGACTCCGTGCTGGTCGACGAAGCCCTTGTGCCGCTAGTTCTGGCAGGCTCCACAGCTGGGGAGATTCCCTCCGAAGATGTCGTTGACATCGTGAAACAACTCCAGCTGCATCGCCACTACGAGACGGATGCAGAAAAGCGCAACATCTACCTCACCGATGAGGGATCGCGTTTTATCGAGAAACAGCTCGGCGGTATCAACCTTTACGATGATGAGCACGTCAGCACCACTCTGGTCCAGGTGAACGTCGCTCTGCATGCTCACGTACTGCTGCAACGCGATGTGCACTACATTGTCCGCGGTGACGAGGTGAAACTTATCGATGCTTCGCGAGGCCGCGTCGCTGAATTACAGCGTTGGCCCGACGGTCTACAAGCAGCCGTGGAAGCGAAGGAAGGTTTGCCGATTTCCGAAGCTGGTGAAGTCCTTGACACTATCACCGTACAGGCGCTCATCGGGCGCTACTCGACAGTATGCGGTATGACCGGTACGGCTATCGCCGCGGGCGAACAGTTCCGCCGCTTCTATGACCTTGCAGTATCGCCTATCGAACCGAACACGCCGTGTATCCGTGTCGACGAAAAAGATCGTGTCTACGACACCGCTGCGAACAAACAGGCCGCCATTATTGTTTTCATCAAGAGCGTGCACGAGAAAGGGCAACCCATTCTGGTGGGAACCCAAAACGTGGCAGAATCTGAAGCCCTCGCAGCTGAACTGGCTGCAGAAGGGCTCAC comes from the Lawsonella clevelandensis genome and includes:
- the secA2 gene encoding accessory Sec system translocase SecA2 → MDRRGVPVKGFGKFWKLLGASTSKNQAEAESAVSLSRDFDEWAASLADEDFADAAHELDLLSDEAPEYSKFFALVREAADRSLGLRPFDVQLEGALRLLEGDVIEMATGEGKTLSGAIAAVGYALGGHAVHVISVNDYLARRDSNWMEPLFHILGLHSGWINESSTRAEREAAYACDITYAPVNEIGFDVLRDQLVTHEGQLLAPRADVAIVDEADSVLVDEALVPLVLAGSTAGEIPSEDVVDIVKQLQLHRHYETDAEKRNIYLTDEGSRFIEKQLGGINLYDDEHVSTTLVQVNVALHAHVLLQRDVHYIVRGDEVKLIDASRGRVAELQRWPDGLQAAVEAKEGLPISEAGEVLDTITVQALIGRYSTVCGMTGTAIAAGEQFRRFYDLAVSPIEPNTPCIRVDEKDRVYDTAANKQAAIIVFIKSVHEKGQPILVGTQNVAESEALAAELAAEGLTCNVLNAKNDAAEASVIAEAGAYGAITVSTQMAGRGTDIRLGGSDEADRPKVVDVGGLCVIGTSRYRTERLDNQLRGRSGRQGDPGMSVFFASMEDELVATGAPDAKWPGATDRAGLFTTPKALRLVNHAQRVTEGQMLDIHAYTWRYSRLVADQRAIVSEQRDRILATNVASEYIASHCSDKWSEVTAKFSVEDADQLARNIMLFHLDRGWADHLAYLDDVRESIHLRALGRQNPLDEYHRIAIEAFENFIERAEIRAEEAFNKLDLSTGLPDLELAGMARPSTTWTYMVHSNPLAQDGDTGFSSLGGVFR